The sequence below is a genomic window from Nicotiana tomentosiformis chromosome 6, ASM39032v3, whole genome shotgun sequence.
AAGATtcacgatttcaaaaataataaaaatgaacatttaagttggtagttcaccgttggcttgcctaacgacgacgttgggctccatcacgacctatagcttTAATTAATTTCTATTTTAATTATTCCTTTGATAAAATCGCGGATTCGCTTGTGTAGCGCGATAGTTGATATTTAATTAGTTTCTTCGAATGTAGTAATTTTTCCTAAAGTAATAACCTACTAATAGTCCTTGTCATGActgcggattcgcttgcgtagtgatattatgataaaataataacttTAGTCTCGATTACGCATTCACTTGCGTAGTGTGGTTACGACAtcttattatttaaaatattctttatttttttttctaataatcaaaaaataaaagcggataggtaaaacatgaaaatcaataaaacacaatttgtccaaaattaattcaagccaaatttaagtcaataaagtgattgtgctagaaccacgggactcggggaatgccttacaccttctccccggtgaacagaattccttacccagactttgtttttgcagaccataataatagagtcaaacattcctttgactagggattcaaataaaaggtgacttgaaatacccaaaaatcaattccaatcggtgactctgtaaataaaataatccttactcaagtttgtcactttaattggaaataCTCTCTAATCCACACACAATCCATAATATACAATATATCTTTTTGGAGTAAAAGGGGGTGTGACACCAACCACAACCTCATAAGCATCATATTACCCAAAGGAGAATCTTAGTAAAACTGCACAAGCTtgaacataattcatagaaagtaaactCCTAATATGTTTTTTAAAACACAACAATATGGTTATACAACAAGTGATGGTCTTTctccttcatctcttcctcggcttcccaggtTGCCCCTTCCACTTGTTGGTTTCGttatagcactttcacggaggcaatctctttattcctTAACTTTCagacttgtctatcaagaatggcaaccgGGATCTCCTCTTAAATAAATTCTTCATTAAATATAATAGTTTCTACCGGAACAATGAGTGACGAATTCCCAAATCACTTGCTTCAACTGGGACATGAAACACAGGATGCATGAAGGACAACGATGGAGGAAATAAAACTCATAGGCTACTTGgcatatttccttcaagattctaTAAGGCCCAATGTGTACTGCACTTACTTTACccttattaacaattcacataatgtcttcatggagaaaatcttgagaagaaCCCATTAACTTTCTTCAAACTCCCAAGTCTCTATGTCGAACATCCGAATTGGACTTTTGGCGATCCTCAACCTCCTCTAACTTATTCTACGATGTATTTGAATGAATATTACCAAAGAGTCGCATGCCCAATGTTATTGATCATGGAAtgattcttcttcttttacaTATTTGAACCTACAACCCCAGCAAGTTTTAATGCAAATAGGAACAACGTGGTTCCAGATTgagctggaattattcaagaattcaCCAATGTGCTGAGCAGATGCATTTCAGGAAGTTATATCCTAAGAGGTacgaaggttactaccaatagcgctggCATAGTTAATCATGGTGATGACTTTGTTGAACTGTATGTTATAAACTATCTTCTCACGCActccctctgagtcttcttgaaATTAAAATTGGAAATTTGCTTGAAATAGcccgctttctttgagatagACGAGGTTCTTGCCACCCGATAAAggattttagtcacacatgttttagGCGGGGAGCGCCACCAGCTAAGTCGGAAAGTAATACTACCAGTATGTTGACCCTcatcggctcgagttgtccgcttgagtaagccagtctagataccttTTCCACCCGAAATTAAACTTTAAAACAAAACCTTATGCCGGATATCTGTTGTAGGTTAGCTTTATTTGCAtaacgtgcatttgacttagcagtgCTTGACACAGGGGTCGGATTCTATTTAAGGACATGTAAGTGTCGAGACCATTATGTTCTTATTATGTGCTACCAGTTACATTATTTGGGAGACTTGCATGTTGACCGACTTTAGGGTGGATCAATTGAATGAATAGAGAGAAATAAAGAACATGCTCTtgatttttgtacaaatgtccgttttaaaaataaaaagaaataaacaaCAATATGGTCTAGTGCTTATGGTAGTAAAGATTAATTTCATAAAATTCAAAAAGAGAAAACATGGTCATTTTATCGAACTACGTAGGTCTGATTCTCACTACCCggtgagatatgtaggcaacctccatCGGGTTCGACCCACagttttcaaaaaacaaaaagaagcaTAAAAATTACGCATGTGcataaaattttcgaaaaaacAAATTTCTATTTTTGGTCACCTTTTATTGTTTTGCCCTCTTATCCGGCTGATTTTGCCAAGACAGCCTTATCCTTGGAAGTGCTAAAAGGCCATTTTTGTAAAAAATAGCTACTTTGTCCAACTTTTTTCACCTTTTACCATTTTGCCCTTATGTCTGGCCATTTTTGCGAGACAACTTTAAACCTTCTACGGAAGTACCGAAAggttatttttgcaaaaataaccaTCTTATCTAGTTTTGTCCGGTCGTTTTGCCGAGACAGCCTAAAATCTTCCATATAATTACTGAAGGGCAGGGGCTGTTTTCATAAAAATGGCCATTTTATCTAGTTTTGTCCGGTCATATTTGTCGAGACAACCTTTAAACCTCTCTCGGGTGTACCGAAGGGTCGTTTTTGTAAAAATAACCATTTTGTCTACTTTTTATTATTTTGTCCTTATGTTTGGCCGTTTTTGCCGAGACATCCTTTAAGCCTTCCGTGAAAGTATCAAAGGGACATTTTTGTAATGATAGCCATTTTGTctactttttattatttttgtcctTATGTTTGGTCCTTTTTGCCGAGACATCCTTTAAGCCTTCCGTGGAAGTATCGAAGGACTATTTTTGTAATGATAGCCATTTTCCTACTTTTATCATTTCACCTTTTGTGTACggtaatttcaaaaataataatgaaAAATAGATTAAGTCCTAAAATGGAATTTAAAAGAAAATTGGAATTTGCTTGTAGTTTAGGTAATTCGTGACCTTTTTTTTAAATCTTATTCATAGGTTCACCATAAATTCTCCCCAAAGAAGCAGTCAGAAAAGGGTAAGGGACGAGACACCTCCTATGTTCTTGATTAAAGATAAGACCCCGAGTAGTCTCTGTAATTGGTGGGTTAGTTTTGCTACATGAGAACAAAATCAAGTATTTAAGCACCTCAAGTTCATCACAAACATCATGGGAATTTAGCCTAACGGAGATTTAATCGAGGCCCTAGTGGGTTTTTGGGACCCCGTGAATAATGTCTTCAGGTTTAAAGATTGTGAAATGATGCCTACATTGGAAGAATTAGGTGGGTTTACCGAATTGGGGAGAGATCTTCGTGGGAAAAAGCTCGCGGCTCCGAGAAAAGTTGGTGTGAACAACGTTTTGAAGAAGTTATGACTCTGTCGAATGCCAATGGATTGCTTGAACGAAGGTTGGATTCCGTTGGAATATTTCAATGATATATTTGAGGATGAGAAAGGGTTTGAGAACTTCTCGGGCATAGAATTCGTCAATCAATTGAGTTACGATACTTGGAGGAAGTTGAGAATCTTTGCGTTTATGATATCGTCTCTGGGAATCATGGTCTTTCCAAAGCGTGGTGAGCACATCAAAATTCAATTACTTGCGGTTGTCTCGTTTTTGCAAAGTAGTGAAGATCATACTATTCTTCCTATGATTCTGGGAGATATTTTTCGAGCTTTGACCCGCTGCTAAGAGGGTGAAAATTACTTCGAGGGATGCAACATTCTATTGTAGATGTGGTTCATAGATTTATCATCATCTAATAGTTGTAAATTTCAGTGATAGTTGGCTGAATTACATTGGATGTCACCCAGACATGGTCGCGAGTTGTAATCTTCTAGAGGGGGTGAGGGCATGTCGGACATTACTTGGTTCATTGACTGCTGACAGAATCACTTGGAACTATTATTGGTTCCCTTCTTCTTGGGTCATGCATATGTCGACGTATCGCCCATTCTTTATACTCATGGACTTCAGAGGTTTCCACCCTACGCGCACCTACGTGTCATGCGCCAGTTAGGGAGAGAGCAAAGGAGGCCCCAGGATGAGGACATGCGTTCGTTTGTGTGGGAGTTCAAGGGAGAGGAACTTCCAAGGGAGTCATATGCACAAAATATTTGGTTTGGTAGTTGATTTTCTGACTTGGACGAGATGTTGGCCGATCGGTAACGTGAAGAGGTGAGCCTTGCGTATCTTGTGTGGTTTCACAATCAGTCGATCTCAAAGTAAAGGCTAGAAATATCTTTAAAAAATACATTTAATTGGGAGGAGGAGATTGAGGCCAGAGTTAGAGAAACCGGAAGGGAAGTGGCACATGAGTACCAATCCCGTATTAACATTTTACAAGAAGATAAAGGCATTTCGGAGACAGCCATAGACATACAACATGCTGATTTCGAGCGGGAAAAGGCTTACTGGCATAAGAGAGGTGAGCACTCAAAActcaaattagacagaaaaaagtGATCACTACCGCCCAACAACAAGATGAAAGAGAAGCCCAATTCAAGATGGTCCATGATCATAAACGCAGAGGATTTTCTCCATTAATCCAATGTCTGAAGGTTCAAATAGGGGAGTTGAGTCAAGCAAGGAGCGCCAAATCGTAGAGTTTGAAATAGAAAGGCATCACTACCAAAGTATGATCAATCGGTTAGAGGGGGAGTCACTAGAAGTTCAGCGCCAGAGAGATATGGCCATGGAGTGCGAACATGATGCGCTGGATCTAGCTGAGACTAGTGGTCAGCGAAATCAAGAGTTGCATTCTTCTCAGGAACacattaaggaaaatatcctcgAGGTAGCCACTTATATCTCCCGAGCATGAAGGAGTTTCCAAGGAATGACACTTGAGCTGTTCGCAGAAGTACCATTGAACATCGTCCGTCACATATCTACAGACTTATAGAGGATATACCGCAATGTTGGGGGTCAGCCGCATAAATAACTGTCTTGACTATAGTGATGTCGATGGATTCTACTGTAGAGATCAGAGTCTTCTTTACTTGGCAGTCTACTTTGATTGTTCTTTTGTTGTCTTTGAGTCTTGTTGTTTTGCCTTTTTTCCTTAAAAAATCTGTTTGAGTCGAGTCTGGTCTTGTTTAAATGTTTGTCTTTATGTATTTTTCGCTTTTTAATcttgtataaaaaaaattaaaaaatatgaaaatcaatgAAAAAGTTTTTGTTTtagtaaaattcaaaaattaaccAAAAAGAGTTTTGTTTTTGTAAATATTTGAAAAATGGTCATGtctctgaactacgtaatgatctgattcatgtggcgacatgatatgtaggcaacctccaaAAGGTTCGATCGAAGTATTTTTCAACGACTCTAaaatgagggatcaaaatgaggtgAGTGAAAAGAAAGcggaaagagagagagagagagagagagagagagagagagagagagagagagagagagaggaaaaataagagcgtcaataagtAACAACCTTATAAGCCGGAACGAAACATGAAgccttccaaaagcatgttagagaCGGTGATAATTTTAGGAGCATAGAATATTTACgtgtaaaatgcttaaccctaacacgtttgttgccttttatatagtaagcttaaggtggttagTTTGTGGTGAGACTGACAATACATCATTACTTCACCAGATCTAAGGGAAAGGTAGAAATGGCTAACAATGATGAAATCGAGTTGGTCAGTGATAAACCCCAGGGTCAGCTAGTTGATCAAGAGTCGGAGGAAGTAAGAAGATGGAAACAACAACTGTCTGATGTGTATCAGGCTTGGGTCTCCGGTCAGCCTCCGCCTTAGGGTCCCTTAGaaggaacttccaccgtacccctgaCTGCTCAACCACCGCTTCATGCAATGTGCGATCAAATTATACTACCatggtatgtgccaaactacagcttCCATGCCTCCCCCGGTACCTCTAATGTGTGACCTCTAGCTGCACTGATCAAGAACACCCCTCCCATCGTGTCTGGCGCGCAGGTATCTACAATCCCGCCAGCACCTCTTGTGATGAGGCCAGACAATGAGACACCATTTCATGCTTATGATGTctaatactactctccaaatatggctttcaggGTCTCGGCTTCAtacaatcagactcctcagtacgagtcaccagtggaaaacgAAAAGCATGCAAAGACGGGCGGTGAACTAGATGAGATgtccaggaaaatgaaaagtcttgaatagaacataaagaacatacaacgactaggtggtcacaaaagtgaTTCATTCAATGATCTATatatgttccctcacatccatttgccaccagggttcaagaccccaaaatttgagaaatatgataGACACAATGACCTTATCGCCCACTTGAAAAGGTACTACAACCAGTTGAGAGGTGCAGGAGGAAAAGAAGAGTCGCTGATGGCTTATTTTATGGAACTCTTGGTGGgagtagcctctgaatggttaattgaccaagatatctcccACTGGCATGTTTGGGACGACATGGCACATGCCTtcatcaaacaatttcaatacaacattgatattgcgatgaatcgcaattccctgtccaatatgaagaaaaagtcgactgaaagctttagggagcatgcaatcaagtggagggagaaAACgactagagttaagccacccatggataaccacgagttgatcattATAATTCTGGAggctcaagagcctgattactttcaaaacatgatgtccgCGATGGGTAGACGTTTTGtagaagcgatcaaaataggagagaTGGTTGAAAATGGCCTCAAGAAAGGCTGAATTATAAGTCAAGTTGCTCTCAAAGACACCACCCAAGCAATCCAAAATGGGTCGAGAAGTTTGGAAAATAGAAAAAatagagatgaagggtccataaTGACTTCGGGATCGAGGGAAGTTCAAAGAGAGGCATtacacccttatgtgcaagttcagcaggggcaatccagctaccctcaataCTATTATCCCCCATCAATTCCGCAATACTCTGTGGGCCCACCAAAGTAtacaggtacgggcaccagctccaaggaTCCCCTGACCTCAGTAATAAAATTTTCaggcaccctacaatgctcgtcccAAGTAGGATTATGGCAGAGAGCAGAGGCCGatggaaaaatttactccattaGCTGAATCATATTGTAGTCTGTTCCAGCAATTGAAACAAATTGGcatgattggacccatcgctccccgACATATAAATCCTGATTAACATGGATTAcaagcaaatgctagatgtgaatattaTTCAGGTGCCCAGGGGCATATCACTGATGACTGTTCGACTCTGAAAAGAGCTATAGAAAGACTCATCGCTGAAATATTGATTGTGGTGACAAATGGAGAGGACGCTCCTAATGTGAATAACAAACCGTTGCCAgcacacaatgatgttcatttagtaggaatgattggccgagattAAGAATACAAACCGATTGGTCGAGCAgaaatgtaatgacctgaccggtcattttgctttctagaaccatgttcccctaaataagactcctcgtatgtgcttttactattttatgacttgcagggatggttagttcgggatttgaaagggttcgggttgaaatggGAATACTTGGTTCCATGGATTGgctttaaaatgctaagtttgacctcggtcaatgttttgagtaaacaacctcgaaatcgggatttgacggttccaataggtttgtatgatgatttcggtcttgggcgtatgtttagatcgagttttggatgacccaggagcgtttcagcgcctaatagTATAAGTTGGCTCTTTGAATGTTTTAAAGCTCTTTAAGTTTgggttggagtaggtttttgtgttatcgaggtccaactAGAATTCCAAGACTGGGAATAGTCTCATATGGTGATTTAAgtcttgcacgcaaaatttgatgtcgttccgagtagtctaagtatgtttaTATGTATTTGAAgttagttggaagaacttgaagttcatattttaattcaattcagtttggggtgtgattcttagttttgatgttgttttacgcattccgagCGAGTCCgtcttatgatttcaaacttgttggtatgtttgagcGAGTCCATTCGGATGATATGCGAATTGAGTTAAAACTGAAGAGTGTtgttggtgcaccagttctggtgtgttCCCACCTGCGAGCTTTGGTGCGAGCCTGGAGATGCGGGATTTTGGCCGCTAAAGTGGCTTGGATAATTTGGCCATGGCCGCAGAAGCAAAGGGGTTTGCGCAGAAGCGACCTCGCTTTGCGATGAGaatccgcagaagcgagatcgcAAAAGCGGAAGCACATCCGCAGATGTGGCTAGCGCTAGTCCTGTGGAGTTTCACAGAAGCAGGTTTggtgccgcagaagcgggaccacaGATGCAGCCCcctgatcgcagatgcgaaaatcgcaGAAGGTAGAACACTTGTTTTAAttcgggacttaggcattttgagctcatttattgcattccatgggcgatatttggagctcttagagagggtttttcacctaacactttgaggtaagtaatttctacacaatgtgagttaaatacatagattatgggtagatttaacatgtaaaattagtgaaatcatgggtttagatgaaaaacctatgtTTTTGatggatttaaccacgaaaatggttatggaatttagtgaaaaccatatatttgagttcatgaggttatgggtaacagctttcttcaaatatttctggaatccgggcatgtgggcctgagggtgaatttaggaattcttcaattagGGTTGgtaaatcactttaatagttaggatatgaacttttgaacatgtattgactattttatatagcatttgactagtttcgagacgtttggcaccgagttgagggtttAAAGCACAAATGTGGACCGAAAAGtaaactttgagacgaggtaagtctcttttctaaccttataagatggaataaaccccataggtgaattgcattaatatgtacttctatttgtgggggctacatacacacgaggtgacgagagtccgtacgtagctactaattatgcttatgtacgggtagtttaggacccaaatcatgttatacttgcaatgtttgcaccctacttataaatttaagtgcctaaaccatattggaacttgataaagtaATTGTAAAAGGTCGAATTTCATTTTCTTGAGTTTTggacgggttacttgaccgttaatgagaattggtgtTTTCTTTGAATATTAGCCTCTTAATAATCTTTGAATCAGTTGTTTATAAAGTACTTTTCTCTTCttttggagcgggccgaacgcctcggtaatagaatagatgaatctatggttcgtgccgttcgagcCCCGGCAGTACACagtttatatatttgtatgttggatcgggttgtatgtcgtacgacctcggcataattcgttcTTAAAGATTCTTGGAGCCCAAAtgtaattgatattgtttcattggcttgagagcTTAAtttgttaaatgacgaaaattaaTTTGGAATTTACTATTAGTGACagaattgtttatttatttcatgttattgagttttcagctgtatttctataatccatgcttaattataatttcGGTATTTATTGtttgcccatagtaagtgtcgaagtcgacccctcatcactacttctttgaggttagactagatatttacttgttacatgttgtttatgtactcatgctacacttctgcactaatcatgcaggatctgaggtTGGTACATCTGGCTATCAATCCGGTGCGCATCCTTGATTTCTTCGAGACTTAGCGGTGAGATTCCTTTCGAGCCCattctgcagcacccgaagtcttccttttatttttactttctgtctatttcacttcagacagtagtgtagtatttttgtatattctactaatatctcatacacttgtgacaccaggtcttggaagtTATGCCAGTAGACACATGGTGATATTTGTTTTTTAATATTTACTTATCTCATTTGTTCTTAAAATTAATAATCTATCATCTTATTAAATTCTTACTTCCTATTTATGCGCTAATTAAAAATTAGCTAGTTTTGAAATGTTAAAAGAAACAATCATAaggttagttcactgttggcttgcctagcggtaacgttgggcaccatcacggcctataggagaaattgggctGTGACAAGAAACGACAGTGGGAATGATTCAAGAAGGAACAAGACTAGAAGTAAGTCGAAATCGAGATGTGCCATTGATTGTGAAAGGTGCCTAGAGCTCAGAGaaggcaactttatttgttccaaaaatctctAGGTTGGAAGTTCGCTCCAGTGTTCCAAGCCCAAGGTTGTATGTCCTGGGAGGCCACTCCGTCATGAGTCAGAATCAGGGTGGTACAAAAGGTATAATAGAGCCGATCATAAGCAAACCCTCTGTGCTACCCCATGTGACAAACACAAAAACCATTCCTTTGAACTTTAACAAAACTGTGGTGACCTACAAAGGCAGGGAAATCATAGATGAAGTGGGCGAAGCTAGAGGACTCGATCGGGGAGGTTTTATTCTC
It includes:
- the LOC138893684 gene encoding uncharacterized protein; the encoded protein is MANNDEIELVSDKPQGQLVDQESEEVRRWKQQLSDVYQAWVSGFKTPKFEKYDRHNDLIAHLKRYYNQLRGAGGKEESLMAYFMELLVGVASEWLIDQDISHWHVWDDMAHAFIKQFQYNIDIAMNRNSLSNMKKKSTESFREHAIKWREKTTRVKPPMDNHELIIIILEAQEPDYFQNMMSAMGRRFVEAIKIGEMVENGLKKG